DNA from Triticum aestivum cultivar Chinese Spring chromosome 7D, IWGSC CS RefSeq v2.1, whole genome shotgun sequence:
GTCTGAGTTAAAAGAACCAACGAACAATCTTCGACTACCCATTCGAATCATCACACGGCTTAAGAAGGAACCTAAATGGGTCACATTTACAGGGCGGGGAATCGGCTTGCTGAATCGGAACAAGCGAGGGAGGGCTTACTTATTGCTCAGGTACAATTTTTACAGCGACTGACTTGCTTCATCTGGGGTGCAGCTTCAGTTCTCGGAATCCTCTGGTATCTTGAACAGGAACTGCGGTATCGAGGCAATGCGGGGGAGGTTCATCAGCAGGTCTCCGAACGAGTCCTTTCGGGACATGGCTGGTGGCTGCTGGTTGGCATCTGCAGTTTTCCTCGTTGATGCTGAGCTGAATTCATCGTCTGATCCTTCGGAGTCCACCCCACCAATGCTGCCGCTGTCGTTTGGCTCGGGCTTCGGCTGAGATACCGGCGCTGTGTCTTTCTGAAGCAGGCAGCAAAGTGAGTCCACCCGTGCCATCAGTCGCTCATCGGAGGCTGGCGCCTGTGGGCCCTGTGCGTCACCAAGAAGATACTGCGCAATCTCCTCTAGCGATTCTTTTGTAGGCACCTCATTGTTGGCCATCGAAGGATTGCCTGAGGTGATCTGCTCGCTGATGCAATTTCCTAGGTGGCTGACCAGATCATCCACTGACATTGATGGTCTAAGCCCGGGCACTTTCAGCTGACTCCACCAGTTCGGGATATTGAATTCTTGAGCTACACCATTTACGTTTCTGCTGACTGGTTGTGCATTTACAGCACTAGCTCCTGGTAAATTGAACACAAAAAGGGTTAGAAAGATTCAGGTGGATGTTTCATGTGAAGCCCTTGTATCTGCCAAGTGATCCAGTGAGCCAACAATAGAAAGTTGCAAATGTGTACAAGTTGGCATGTCTCCCTTATTATATATTGCAACTAAATAGGGAAGAGGATGAGATGCATTAATCAATAATAACTAAAGCATGTGCTAATCATGAGGAATTTTAAGACTATGGACATGATTGCCCAAATATATTCAAGTTATTGGCTTCTGTTCTGCAAGCAGTACATCAATGTAATACCAGGCGGTGCAGGAGGGAGGCCATTGCCTTTCACGTACCTGGGTGCATTGGCTGCGCGACAAATTCTGGTTGCTTCCCAAAACAATCGTTTGTATCATTCCTGGTAGACATAGATGAACCAGCACATGGTGACACAGACCCTGAAAACCCAGGCAGATCTTCACGTTCATCTTTTAAATTAGCAAAGTCATGGCACTTCAATTCCACTGGATCCTCAAATATAGAGCATCTGGGTTCAAAAACTGAAGAGTCCAAGATGACGTCCGTTTGTTGACTCAACTGATGTAGCCTCTGATCACACTGGACAAGCTTTTCAAAATTCTTGCCTAACGAGGTTGTAGGGCACTGCAAGAAATGATGCCTGAAATTTTTGAAAGAGCCATGGTATTAGATGAAGGCATCAAAAGCTAGGAGCTAAGCAAGTAGTAATAATAGAAAGTACTTTGGTTATCTTTATATTTCTACAAAAGAAGTTGGTGGCAGCAATTCATTCACCCCTCCCACCCCTGTTCCACATCGACGAATAAACTTCTTTAATAAACACAGTAGGAAAAAACACCtcccaacaaacaaacaaatcaaCTTAAAACACAACTAATCTACTAACGAATTAACTTACCCAACTTCCTCACAAATCTTTCATGACGCATGTCACAACAAAAGCATGATCTACATAACGGCAGAGCACAGGGCATGGTGAAGCCTGAGCATGACAACAGAGGCATGACACCGACCGGTGCACAGCTCAGCCAAGCACGACAGTGGAGACAAGGGCACAGAGCAGGCCAAGACCAATGACAACGGAGGCAGGACAGCAACCAGTGCGTCTCAGCCAAGCATGACAGTGGAGGCAAGGGCATGAAGCAAGCCAAGACCCATGACAACAACTCGATGTGATGTGCCATGTGATTATCCGTACCAACGTATTGGCACTTTGCTCATAAACCCAAGTACTGTGGTATCTAGCTGGCTGATGTTTAAAGACGTATCATGACATCCGCGTTGGTTTTTACAGCTATGTAGCTGCAGGCTGTTAAACAGATTCTATCAACCTTTAAGAGATCTAAAAAGAAACTGAACAGTTCCTTCTGTTCCTCTAATGATAAATACGAAACTACAGAGGTGGCCTTGAATAAATATCAGGTcatctgctactccctccgtttctttttagtccgcatataaggtttggtcaaagtcaagctttgtagagtttgactaactttatattaaaaaatataaacattcacaatatgaaatcaatattatcagatgcaccatgaaacgtattttcatactatatagttttagtattgtagatgtttatattttttttatataaatttggtcaaactttgtgtagtttgactttgaccaaatcttatgtgcggagtaaaaagaaacggagggagtacaaaagtccAGTCCTGGTAAGCATAAAGCATGTCCTGCAAATGCAGCGAGGCTTCCAAAAATGAAGATTGAAGTCAAAACTAATAAGTAATAATCACTACGATACTGTAAAATGCAGATTTCATCCCCCCCATCCCCCCaaagaacactttgcttatgaACCTTCACTCTCAGCATGTAGTGCAAACACTTTACCTGTTCATACTTGCTTGGCCACGAGTGAAATCTGAAGTAGCCTGCCACAATGTATGCTTTCTCGGTTGAGGATCCGTCTCTTTGAAAAAGAGAGGTGGTCGGGCCAGCTGTGTAAGCATAGAAAAAATGGAGACTCCTCAGAAAATGAGTTACTAAAATAGTAAGAGAACAATAAAAAAAAGAATGATAAGCATATGCATCTTCTGGATAAACTTACCATCACATCCAAGGATCCGTCTCCAACTTCAGGCAAAGTTACCTTCAAAGCAGTTATATCTGACCACTGAATTTCTATCTTACTCTTGAGACCACCTTCCAGAACTTCCCATACAAGTTTATGCTTCGCGAAGTAACATTTTGCCACCAAATCACCTTCATATTTGGATGTGTACTGCTCAGAGATAGAATCAAATTAAGACAGTTAAGGCCAAAGATTGTCCAGACAGGCTGTTATGTACACAACTGAACACTAGTTAATATGTACTGCAGGAATCATCAACATACAGATACTGGATTTTGGGCAACTGACTGACTGCTGGAGCAAAAACACTAGCAAATTGGACAGGAATACACCAACGTTCCACTAAGACTCGACATTACAAACAAGAACCAACATTTAAATTATGTGTATTAGCTTAAAATTTTAACAGATAAATAGATCATCACAGCAACAATTTACAAGATAATAAGTGTTTAATATACCAACTGTACCACAACAAAGCATCGCCAGGATCAAGGCTAAAGAAAGCCAAATAGAAGACACCAAAGTACTAAAACACAAATTCTGGAAGAATTGACATAAATAGTATAGTTCAGATAACATTGATTTCCTTACCTTCCATGTACCTATTTTCAATACACTTGCAGGAAAGTTTGATGCTTTCAACCGTTCACTAGCTGATGATGTACCAGATTTAAGGTCTTTCTTCTTGGAAGGCTCAGCATTGTCCGTAGTGGACTGTCCTGCATCGGAATTTGCTTGAGAAAGCCTCATCTGAATGAGATCCAACAGAGATGGACTTTTTTTCAGCCGAAGACCCAATGGGCTAGGTTCATCAAGTACATTGTGATACATGTCCTGCAATTCATGTACGCATACAAAATATGAATCCCAAATCTGTCGATCATAAAAAATACTAATTAATCATACTTTATTAACAAACTTTAAACAGTAAATTACGGAGACTAGATATCACAAACACCTCAAAAGAGCTGTAGTAACAGCAAACAAGAATGCACCCCGGTAAATTTTGAGAGAACAAATACTTATCCATTTATTTTGGCTCACATAGATATTCACATTTTTTCTCGACTTACACACTGACATCATCTACCATGAACAGTAGCAACTCCTATTGTATCCCATGAAACTCTATGAAGGATTTCCCTTAGCACCTTGCATGTTAACCAGCTAATTGACCAGCAACTGCAGCATCCACTTCCAATGGGGCGATAGGTATCACCTCCTTCCCTAGTTACATTTCTAATGGTCTCTGAAACATTTCCCCAATGTCCCAAGGAACCAAGCAGTTTCCCCACCCTTGGAACATCCAAAAAAGCAAAGCAAATCGACCAACCACACAAAGTTGACTCATCCCGTCAGCCATCCACAGCAAACCTACAAGATGTAAACCTTGAGATTTCTCCGTGTCCTCCCAGTCACACGGTAATAACAGCCTCTACATAGCATCCCATGGAGATATGCTTCCAGCCCGTTGATAAGCGACACCTACACAAGTAGACTGTGACTCCACCTGACCATAGGGACGTCAACAGGATTTAACTTAAATCCCTCGATCCCAATGATTCGAGGGTGAATGCTAACGTGAAAATGCTCACTGTTCTAAGAAAAAAGGAAACTCTCTAATAACAGCGGCTCAGCCACTGCAATCCGCACCACTGAGTTAATCCACGAAGACCACTCCCCACTGCAGCCACCTCTATTGCTGAAATCAACAGCCACGGTCAAAATCAAACGCGTAACGCCACGCGAAAGGGCTCGACAGTTCCCGATAGCACAGAAAAACGCCACGAGCTCGCATGAAAGCTCTCCTGCTCGACGCCGAACACGAGCAACCCCCGCTCTGTACCCAGCTCGGCCGCGAACGGGCGCGCGAAAGGGAAGACCTGGAACACGGCGAGCGCGGATCTACCTGGTGCGGGGGCGtgagcgggggcggcgagggctgGCCGGGCCTGGCGCGCTTGCCGAGCGGGCCGTGGTCGAAGTCCCGGAGCTCGTCCGCCTCCATCttcacggcggcggccggcggcgccaTGGGCGGCTCGGCCGGCTCCGGGTGCTGGCGCTTCCCCATGGCCGGGAGCTGCACCATGGGGGTCGATCGGCGGAACCCGGGCCCGGCCacggcggcgcgcggggcgggTCGGGTCGGATCGgatcggcgggcggcggcgcggcgcggcggggcgAATGATTCGAGAGAGGGGCGGCGCGAATGAGGAAgacggggagagagagggggctggCCTTTGGGAGAGAGAAGGGTCCTTCCAGAAATAGTCGCCGGGCTCGCGAGCGGGAGCGTGACGATGACGGGTGGGGGCCGGGGACGGGGCCCGCGCGTCGGCGGGGGCGGTGGGGGCCTGGGCTGTGGATAAAGTGGCGGGGCCGCTGGAGCACGGCTGTCAGGCGCGCCGGGTCGCGTGACAGGTGGAGCCTGGCGGGGTGGTCTGGCCGCATTCGGGTGCACGGTTACGGCGTGGCCGATGGATGGCGTGTGTGTGGTCGCATTTGCAGTTTGCAGTTTGCTCGCTGCCTTCACGTGGAAAACGTTTTCCCCGCCGGCGGCGACGGTGCCAACGCTAACGCGCACGCGCCGTAAAGAGTGTATATTCTACAGCCGGACCTATCAAATCCGGCCTACATGCATCTGCGGACACGTCATCCACAGAGAGTAACCGGTAACTTCTCaaaacctatggttggatggttagagggactatgGTATCCCCAGCCTACCAGAGTTTAAATTCTGATGCTcgtatttattcctggatttatttcaggatttccggcgatgcgcattcagtgggaggagacgttcccgtcgacgacgaggcgcttacggtgacttcgtaaatctcaagatgatatgccggctcagtcttttagaggtgctcatagggtagggtgtgcgtgtgtgcgttcataggggtgagtgtatgcgcgtgtatatgagtgcttgtgtctgtactgatgttaaatAAACTTCTCAATACCCGCATCCGCAGCCGTATATCTGGTATTCAGCCCCCAAATCCAGCGTAAGAGAAACTGCAAACATAATCATATAAACAAAGCAACAAACGGACATGAATCGACATAATAATACCATATGGCATAGCATCATGGTTCATTGGATCAAGATAGACGGTTCATCGCCGGCAAAACTAGGGATGACTAAAAACTAAAACGAGACGGACGGGGGCGGCGGAAATCATCATTTCACCGTTCGTCCCTTGCCCTTGCACCTGTAGCCATTCGTGTAGGCGGCGGGAGGGGCGTCGTTGGAGTCGCTGCACGGGGAAATGATGTTGGCCATGTGACGGACGACGTGTGATGGCCTGCAAGACACACGGGGTTGTGCACCATCTTCGTGTAAGTATCCCAATAGTAATCGTCCCAACGAAGAGCGGAGTAGAGTATTTATGAGTGACGTTTCTATCACACGCAAGTTGCCGCAATTCTTACGTGAAGTAATTGCTTATGATTTGCAAAAGTTGTTAGTGTTTCAGGAGTCAAATGAACCATAATAGTGAATATGATGAGTTGGTTGCGGCGAGAATAATAATAGCTTGAGGGTAAATAACAtaaataaaactaaaaataaaagtgtTTTGCCTGCAATGGAGAGGTTAGGCGCGCAGAGACTTCGGATCATGGTATGCATCAAGTGTGTCGATGCGACGGTAATAGTAGTCACCTTGTATCATGAATTTAGTATTTGATTTGCTTATTTAGTAGGTGGATCGCCGTAGGGGTATGGAACGTCTCCACAATTAAGGTCATTAAATTGGGATCATGCATTAAGTTCAATGAATCACCGTAGggttattgtgacgcccccgatttgaccgtacactaatcatgcacgcaaatgtgtacgaccaagatcagggactcacgggaagatatcacaacacaactctaaaacataaataagtcatagaagcatcataatacaagccaggggcctcgagggctcgaatacaagtgctcgatcatagacgagtcagcggaaacaacaatatctgagcacagacataagttaaacaagttttgccttaagaaggctagcacaaaagtagcaacgatcgaagaggcaaggcctcctgcctgggacctcctaactactcctggtcgtcgtcagcggcctgcacgtagtagtaggcacctccagtgccgtgggagtcgtcgtcgacggtggcgtctggctcctggac
Protein-coding regions in this window:
- the LOC123164453 gene encoding uncharacterized protein; this encodes MVQLPAMGKRQHPEPAEPPMAPPAAAVKMEADELRDFDHGPLGKRARPGQPSPPPLTPPHQDMYHNVLDEPSPLGLRLKKSPSLLDLIQMRLSQANSDAGQSTTDNAEPSKKKDLKSGTSSASERLKASNFPASVLKIGTWKYTSKYEGDLVAKCYFAKHKLVWEVLEGGLKSKIEIQWSDITALKVTLPEVGDGSLDVMLARPPLFFKETDPQPRKHTLWQATSDFTRGQASMNRHHFLQCPTTSLGKNFEKLVQCDQRLHQLSQQTDVILDSSVFEPRCSIFEDPVELKCHDFANLKDEREDLPGFSGSVSPCAGSSMSTRNDTNDCFGKQPEFVAQPMHPGASAVNAQPVSRNVNGVAQEFNIPNWWSQLKVPGLRPSMSVDDLVSHLGNCISEQITSGNPSMANNEVPTKESLEEIAQYLLGDAQGPQAPASDERLMARVDSLCCLLQKDTAPVSQPKPEPNDSGSIGGVDSEGSDDEFSSASTRKTADANQQPPAMSRKDSFGDLLMNLPRIASIPQFLFKIPEDSEN